From Pristiophorus japonicus isolate sPriJap1 unplaced genomic scaffold, sPriJap1.hap1 HAP1_SCAFFOLD_1403, whole genome shotgun sequence, one genomic window encodes:
- the LOC139242642 gene encoding peptidyl-prolyl cis-trans isomerase FKBP2-like — MKFGLSQGFLVVVLSALCSGGHGNEGKKKLQIGIKKRVDNCPIKSRKGDTLHMHYTGKLEDGTEFDSSIPRGQPFTFTLGTGQVIKGWDQGLLGSILTLTSLSLFPLHDAFPGGATLIFEVELLKIERRSDL; from the exons ATGAAGTTTGGGCTGAGCCAGGGGTTCCTGGTGGTGGTACTGAGCGCGCTGTGCTCCGGTGGCCATGGGAACGAGGGCAAGAAAAAGCTGCAGATCGGGATCAAGAAGCGGGTGGACAATTGCCCGATTAAATCCCGCAAGGGCGATACGCTGCACATGCACTATACG ggaaagCTGGAAGATGGGACGGAGTTTGACAGCAGCATCCCACGGGGCCAACCCTTCACCTTCACACTGGGCACGGGGCAGGTGATCAAAGGCTGGGACCAGGGCCTGCTGGG TTCAATA CTCACTctaacctccctctccctctttcccttgcACGACGCCTTTCCAGGTGGAGCGACCCTGATCTTCGAGGTGGAGCTGCTGAAGATTGAACGGCGGAGCGATTtgtag